Proteins co-encoded in one Prunus persica cultivar Lovell chromosome G6, Prunus_persica_NCBIv2, whole genome shotgun sequence genomic window:
- the LOC18774166 gene encoding zinc finger MYM-type protein 1, with translation MQKWVSYPSLHIENVVDKQSKQQVMDNRLRLTTIIESIRYLANQALAFQGHDESIDSSNRGNFIEILKSFAIMNIDVEKVVLDKAPHNAQYIAHDIQKQILHIFATKVKKKICTELWKNKYCILVDESLDELGKEQMAIILRFVDCDGFIREHFFDIVSVVDTNALTLKQEICKVLDNNGILVENMRGQRYDGASNMRGSWNGLQALFLQDCPYAYYVHCFAHRLQLALNGAAKNVKVVWRFFSMLTNIVNFVRTFAKRRNELNLIRKVELKELLDSGELETGR, from the coding sequence ATGCAAAAGTGGGTTAGCTACCCATCTcttcatattgaaaatgtGGTAGATAAGCAATCAAAGCAACAAGTGATGGACAATCGGTTGCGACTTACAACCATAATAGAGAGCATTCGGTATCTAGCAAATCAAGCATTGGCTTTTCAAGGTCACGATGAATCCATTGACTCATCTAACCGGGGCAATTTCATTGAAATCTTAAAGTCTTTTGCAATAATGAATATAGATGTTGAGAAAGTTGTTCTAGATAAGGCTCCTCATAATGCTCAGTATATTGCCCATGATatacaaaaacaaatcttGCATATTTTTGCTACCaaggtgaagaagaaaatttgtacCGAACTTTGGAAGAACAAATATTGTATTCTTGTTGATGAATCACTTGATGAATTAGGTAAGGAACAAATGGCTATTATTCTAAGATTTGTTGATTGTGATGGATTTATTCGTGAACACTTTTTCGATATTGTGAGTGTCGTAGACACTAATGCCTTAACTCTTAAACAAGAGATATGCAAAGTGCTTGATAATAACGGCATTCTAGTGGAAAACATGCGTGGCCAAAGGTATGATGGTGCTAGTAATATGCGTGGTTCATGGAATGGATTACAAGCATTGTTTCTTCAAGATTGTCCATATGCATATTATGTGCATTGCTTTGCTCATCGCTTGCAATTAGCATTAAATGGTGCGGCTAAAAATGTGAAGGTTGTGTGGagatttttttcaatgttgactaacattgtgaattttgttCGTACTTTTGCTAAGCGCCGTAATGAGTTAAATTTAATTCGAAAAGTTGAACTCAAAGAGTTGTTGGATTCTGGGGAACTAGAGACAGGTAGATGA
- the LOC109949454 gene encoding uncharacterized protein LOC109949454 produces the protein MTRNSSFESPPSTRPLPREKRRVGEVAGGAAAECAAVCCCCPCSVMNLLILTVYKVPKGLCRKAWANTKKKRRCAAQKKGLLQPRPKGLAGGVLFRDDMDANRDADDGGDEKKSDAESEGADLLEKEMWARFYGAGFWRSASQREL, from the coding sequence ATGACTCGGAACTCCTCGTTTGAATCGCCGCCGTCGACTCGGCCGTTACCTCGCGAGAAGCGCCGAGTCGGCGAAGTCGCCGGCGGCGCGGCAGCGGAGTGCGCAGCGGTGTGCTGCTGCTGTCCCTGCAGCGTGATGAATCTGCTGATACTGACGGTGTACAAGGTCCCAAAGGGGCTGTGCAGGAAGGCCTGGGCCAATACCAAGAAGAAGCGGCGGTGCGCTGCTCAGAAGAAGGGGCTGCTGCAGCCCAGGCCTAAAGGGCTCGCCGGCGGCGTCCTCTTCAGAGATGACATGGACGCCAATAGAGACGCCGACGACGGCGGCGATGAGAAGAAGAGCGACGCGGAATCGGAGGGCGCAGATTTGCTGGAGAAGGAGATGTGGGCCCGCTTTTACGGAGCTGGCTTTTGGAGAAGTGCTTCTCAGAGAGAATTATGA